Proteins encoded in a region of the Pelagicoccus sp. SDUM812003 genome:
- a CDS encoding DUF3307 domain-containing protein: MPSFDLTLLIPLLAAHFLSDFALQPDAIARNKQRIGTLLLHILITGLCAYLLLGDFREWRIPLLLAATHGIIDLLKLRLAPNSSRDAAAFVVDQLAHFAIIFAVSAVDWTRVGMLAPWWKPHNPEGYLNTLLFLGGVIAVTQAAGVFISKLLPKLLDTDTVELQSNTGFAKAGRYIGYLERLLLLLFVITGQLAAAGFLIAAKSVFRFQKTQEDRKQTEYVLLGTLLSFTTGIAIAFAIKAMMP, translated from the coding sequence GTGCCCTCCTTCGATCTGACTCTTCTCATTCCTCTGCTAGCGGCCCACTTCCTCTCCGACTTCGCCCTGCAACCGGACGCCATCGCCCGCAACAAGCAACGCATCGGCACCCTGTTGCTGCATATCCTCATCACCGGACTCTGCGCCTACCTGCTGCTGGGCGACTTTCGCGAATGGCGCATTCCTCTCCTGCTCGCCGCCACCCACGGCATCATTGACCTGCTCAAGCTTCGCCTCGCCCCCAATTCCTCGCGCGACGCCGCGGCCTTCGTGGTCGATCAGCTGGCCCACTTCGCCATCATCTTCGCCGTCAGCGCCGTTGACTGGACCCGCGTCGGCATGCTTGCCCCTTGGTGGAAGCCTCACAATCCCGAAGGCTACCTCAACACCCTGCTCTTCCTCGGCGGAGTCATCGCCGTGACTCAAGCCGCCGGCGTATTCATTTCCAAACTACTCCCCAAGCTGCTCGACACCGACACCGTCGAGCTGCAGTCCAACACCGGCTTCGCCAAGGCAGGGCGCTACATCGGCTACCTGGAGCGCCTGTTGCTGCTGCTCTTCGTCATCACCGGACAGCTCGCCGCCGCCGGTTTCCTCATCGCCGCCAAATCGGTCTTTCGCTTTCAGAAAACCCAAGAAGACCGCAAGCAAACCGAATACGTCCTGCTCGGCACTCTGCTCAGCTTCACCACCGGCATCGCCATCGCCTTCGCCATCAAGGCCATGATGCCCTAA
- a CDS encoding riboflavin synthase: MFTGIVEEKGRVVSLEELEGSWRYTVAVETVSEGLSIGDSLATNGVCLTVVEVGDGTLSFDVLEETRRVTNLRFLETGGTVNLERSLRFDGRIGGHFVSGHVDCTGVIKTLRPEGKDVLLQIEIPEGFEHYVVYKGCIAIDGMSLTIAKEEGRLITIWLIPHTMEVTTIGERKAGDLVNLEFDLIAKYTEKIVAQRG, from the coding sequence ATGTTTACCGGAATTGTTGAGGAAAAAGGGCGGGTGGTTTCGCTCGAAGAGCTGGAAGGTTCGTGGCGCTACACGGTGGCGGTCGAAACGGTCTCGGAGGGCTTGTCGATTGGCGATAGTCTGGCGACCAATGGGGTTTGCCTGACCGTGGTGGAAGTGGGCGATGGCACGCTTTCCTTCGACGTTCTGGAGGAGACGCGACGGGTGACCAACCTGCGCTTTCTGGAAACGGGAGGCACGGTGAACTTGGAGCGCAGCCTGCGTTTCGATGGCCGCATCGGCGGGCATTTCGTGTCCGGCCACGTGGATTGCACCGGCGTGATCAAGACCCTGCGGCCGGAGGGCAAGGATGTGTTGCTGCAGATCGAGATCCCGGAAGGCTTTGAGCATTATGTGGTCTACAAGGGCTGCATCGCTATCGATGGCATGTCGCTGACCATCGCCAAGGAGGAAGGGCGGCTGATAACCATCTGGCTGATCCCGCACACCATGGAGGTCACGACGATTGGCGAACGCAAGGCGGGCGACTTGGTAAACCTGGAGTTCGATCTGATCGCCAAGTATACGGAAAAGATCGTGGCTCAGCGGGGTTGA
- a CDS encoding uracil-DNA glycosylase family protein, which yields MKAEVEALVDELKRLRKAGVSRVNVSEDAIRALKQFAKAPQLDEATRTQVLESIPEQVRSANASDFDEVFKASKTEVKKKAVRAGQGAKLPRPPSVTLPEGDKKTRWEALRDMVLNCRVCNQHVKPGKKVVFGVGNIDADIFFCGEAPGADEEIQGEPFVGKAGQLLTKMIQAMGLQREDVYIGNIMNWRPEMPTPTGNRPPTLEEMNFCLPYLKAQVAVVQPKLIVALGATAVKGLLGADSFRSLRDVKGQWQEFEGVPVMPTYHPSYLLRNDTKRDKRAAWEDWLKVMEKAGLPISERQQGFFL from the coding sequence ATGAAAGCGGAAGTTGAGGCCTTGGTCGACGAGTTGAAACGGTTGCGAAAGGCGGGCGTGTCTCGGGTAAACGTATCCGAGGACGCGATACGCGCTCTTAAGCAGTTCGCCAAGGCTCCGCAGCTGGACGAAGCGACACGTACCCAAGTTTTGGAGTCGATCCCCGAGCAGGTGCGTTCCGCCAACGCGTCGGACTTCGACGAGGTGTTCAAGGCGTCGAAAACTGAAGTCAAAAAGAAGGCGGTTCGAGCGGGACAGGGAGCCAAGCTGCCGCGCCCGCCGAGCGTGACCTTGCCCGAGGGCGATAAGAAGACCCGCTGGGAGGCCTTGCGGGATATGGTGCTGAATTGCCGCGTGTGCAACCAGCACGTGAAGCCCGGCAAGAAAGTGGTCTTCGGGGTGGGCAACATCGACGCGGATATCTTTTTCTGCGGCGAGGCTCCGGGGGCGGACGAGGAAATCCAAGGCGAGCCATTCGTGGGCAAGGCGGGGCAGCTGCTGACCAAGATGATCCAAGCCATGGGGCTACAGCGAGAGGACGTCTATATCGGCAACATCATGAACTGGCGTCCGGAGATGCCCACGCCGACCGGCAATCGTCCCCCCACGCTGGAGGAGATGAATTTCTGCCTGCCTTACTTGAAAGCTCAAGTGGCGGTGGTGCAGCCCAAGCTCATCGTGGCCTTGGGGGCCACCGCGGTGAAGGGCTTGCTGGGGGCGGACTCGTTTCGCAGTCTTCGCGACGTGAAAGGGCAGTGGCAGGAGTTCGAGGGCGTGCCGGTGATGCCGACCTACCATCCTTCGTATTTGCTGCGCAATGACACCAAGCGCGACAAGCGGGCCGCTTGGGAGGATTGGCTGAAGGTGATGGAGAAGGCAGGCTTGCCGATCAGCGAGCGTCAGCAGGGATTTTTCCTGTAG
- a CDS encoding EF-hand domain-containing protein, producing MQTIEESPKLDFARSQSSDYEKRSTVQDEAQDGEQAFEAALELASSTSQGYTDTGLAASSRQSDTQAIREKAMPKSQALLKHNISWEGRNQIQQFALMRLDARMSAHEQRESFDADSFYVRFADTPSTSNASTEYVFTEQTRGNATTDARQFDTNNDGILTNAEFEHPHAHERNISEALNDGKVELKEFTSLFESEELPKIELELIFERFDMDRDGVLSPEEFEAAMEYIVQLLKQKQELKEEAKRQQSELALSHENASGAIGSKGAFIDRIFARPASSSYDQSEDKSPDKAFVPIHNSLQLASWKDSDTAGDN from the coding sequence ATGCAAACCATAGAGGAATCTCCGAAACTCGACTTCGCCCGCTCTCAGAGTAGCGACTACGAAAAGCGTTCCACTGTCCAAGACGAAGCGCAAGACGGCGAACAAGCGTTTGAAGCGGCCCTCGAGCTGGCAAGCTCCACGAGCCAAGGCTATACCGATACCGGACTGGCCGCCTCCAGCCGCCAATCCGACACCCAAGCGATCCGTGAAAAAGCCATGCCCAAGAGCCAAGCGCTCCTAAAACACAATATCAGCTGGGAAGGCCGAAACCAGATCCAGCAGTTCGCGCTGATGAGACTAGACGCCCGCATGAGCGCCCACGAACAGAGAGAGTCCTTCGATGCCGATTCCTTTTACGTTCGCTTTGCCGATACGCCGTCGACTTCGAATGCTTCGACCGAGTACGTCTTCACCGAACAAACTCGCGGAAACGCAACTACCGACGCACGACAATTCGACACCAACAACGACGGCATCCTCACAAACGCCGAGTTCGAGCATCCGCACGCCCATGAACGCAATATTTCGGAAGCCCTCAATGACGGGAAGGTAGAACTCAAGGAATTCACGAGCCTGTTCGAATCGGAGGAGCTTCCGAAAATCGAGCTGGAACTGATCTTCGAACGCTTCGACATGGATCGGGACGGCGTGCTCAGCCCCGAGGAATTCGAAGCTGCCATGGAGTACATCGTCCAGCTCCTGAAGCAAAAACAGGAGCTTAAGGAAGAGGCGAAACGCCAACAGTCCGAGCTCGCTCTATCCCACGAAAACGCCTCTGGAGCGATCGGCTCAAAAGGAGCTTTCATAGACCGGATCTTCGCCCGCCCAGCAAGTAGCTCCTACGATCAGAGCGAAGACAAATCTCCCGACAAGGCTTTCGTCCCCATCCATAACTCGCTTCAACTCGCGAGCTGGAAAGACTCAGACACCGCGGGCGACAACTAA
- a CDS encoding endo-1,4-beta-xylanase → MTKTATRFAAATAFLAIAAIASSSLSAQDISHRKADLTVQVQTGSGTPLEGATVEIEMLNHAFRFGCAVEYDDINPSSNDYDEFTVTQLQKYFNSTTYGNIMKWTYYEARTDEVNQALAALPQTFNAFDGPDNLRLRGHVTVWGAEYQVPDRVRSSDDGAYISEQILNHVFDYHTTFKDSGIDNYDLYNEHFNVPELLIDKIASPDDMAAQAAEVARWFNKAKEADPNAILFINDFNILNDWSNTDNQVKAYKAFIDAVRDAGGQMDGIGLQAHIDHPNISREVITRRLDLLAADMAPTENHPNGLPGLRIEITELDMAVKNEIHNASWVPWTNATMEEQVAQTDAVMSAAFEHPSVDGITIWGLDDFRHWRGNAIMYDNLAEGSTDRNRIHQEPVLKETGQLYIDRVLGDWWEDHSGSSSANGDYTANTFKGTHRITVTFDGETKEQIVSLDDAQTLTVTFAAEAADATTYDAWVDFIEWDFADTARTADPDQDGRNNLQEYLTGTDPLAIDSTARYPIIRQSDGSPLTLTFPSRAQGVEVLIEYSPDMQTWTDINELAWPDVVPTPQLDLNSSTQSNGQAMHTLTFSNITGFFRVTLSEPSAS, encoded by the coding sequence ATGACGAAAACCGCTACCCGTTTCGCCGCCGCAACCGCCTTTCTAGCCATTGCGGCTATCGCCAGCAGCAGCCTGTCCGCTCAGGACATCTCGCACCGCAAAGCAGACCTCACCGTGCAGGTGCAGACCGGCTCCGGCACGCCCCTCGAAGGCGCCACCGTAGAGATCGAGATGCTCAACCACGCCTTCCGCTTCGGCTGCGCCGTGGAGTACGACGACATCAACCCATCCTCGAACGACTACGACGAGTTCACCGTCACCCAGCTTCAGAAGTACTTCAATTCCACCACCTATGGAAACATCATGAAGTGGACCTATTACGAGGCCCGCACTGATGAAGTAAACCAAGCCCTCGCCGCCCTGCCCCAAACCTTCAACGCCTTCGACGGTCCCGACAACCTCCGCCTGCGCGGACACGTCACCGTCTGGGGAGCCGAGTATCAGGTCCCCGACCGCGTGCGGAGTTCCGATGACGGAGCCTACATCAGCGAGCAGATCCTCAACCACGTCTTCGACTACCACACCACCTTCAAGGACTCCGGCATCGACAACTACGACCTCTACAACGAGCACTTCAACGTCCCCGAACTCCTAATCGACAAGATCGCCTCGCCGGACGACATGGCCGCCCAGGCCGCCGAAGTCGCCCGCTGGTTCAACAAGGCCAAAGAAGCGGATCCCAACGCCATCCTCTTCATCAACGACTTCAATATCCTCAACGACTGGAGCAACACCGACAACCAGGTGAAGGCCTACAAGGCCTTCATCGACGCCGTGCGCGACGCTGGCGGCCAGATGGATGGCATCGGACTCCAGGCCCATATCGACCACCCGAATATCTCCAGGGAAGTGATCACCCGTCGCCTCGATCTGCTCGCGGCGGATATGGCTCCCACCGAAAACCACCCCAACGGCCTCCCAGGACTGCGCATCGAAATCACCGAGCTGGACATGGCGGTCAAAAACGAGATCCACAACGCCAGCTGGGTTCCCTGGACCAACGCCACCATGGAAGAACAAGTCGCTCAGACCGACGCCGTGATGTCCGCCGCCTTCGAGCACCCTTCCGTCGACGGCATCACCATCTGGGGCCTCGACGATTTCCGGCACTGGCGCGGCAACGCCATCATGTACGACAACCTCGCCGAGGGCAGCACCGACCGCAACCGCATCCACCAGGAACCCGTGCTCAAGGAGACCGGCCAGCTCTACATCGACAGGGTTCTCGGCGATTGGTGGGAAGATCATAGCGGCAGCTCGTCGGCGAACGGCGACTATACCGCCAACACCTTCAAAGGCACCCACCGGATCACCGTCACCTTCGACGGCGAAACCAAGGAACAGATCGTCTCTCTCGACGACGCCCAAACCCTCACCGTCACCTTCGCCGCCGAGGCCGCAGACGCCACCACCTACGACGCTTGGGTCGACTTCATCGAGTGGGATTTCGCCGACACCGCCCGAACCGCCGATCCCGACCAGGACGGACGCAACAATCTTCAGGAGTATCTCACCGGAACAGACCCCCTAGCCATCGATAGCACCGCTCGCTACCCAATCATCAGACAAAGCGACGGCAGCCCGCTCACTCTCACCTTCCCCTCTAGAGCTCAAGGCGTCGAAGTGCTGATCGAGTACTCGCCTGACATGCAGACTTGGACAGACATAAACGAGCTCGCATGGCCCGACGTAGTCCCCACTCCTCAGCTCGACCTAAATTCGTCCACACAATCTAACGGCCAGGCCATGCACACGCTCACGTTTTCCAATATTACGGGCTTCTTCCGCGTCACCCTCTCCGAACCGAGCGCATCCTAG
- a CDS encoding ATP-binding protein, with translation MLSESNSKDSQRTCASDRLPEAERSPAPRPSQLGPAAPSGIVPDWNFFASLNIPGENAAYTLHDGTLRFLEATKEASRIWGHSPIQLKAETLASLVANHQDLRHWLFDVEATQQCEPFRADLSKSILAHRSLHLKAIPLFISSQPSQTRVVVKAVPATDAPCNAKAFPVNLNLSSTHSFHGKFESASASWAELLGGSIEQFKELSLGDLIIDADRDRLEDFLADSQYSDSVLSCILRFRADAGRIKSLLLSARRDASQSKLIVEAKNMTVEGDNPAMDLLKTSVELVRESVLLLMKVGPSFRICYANRAFEDMTGYRYSRVAGSSLACLHGPKTNARAILEIEEALQREKEHNGNLLLYRKSGDSFWANAYLIPLRDNTGDANYFAAILEDATEVRTVSDELAKKNDELQQALSDLKETQKNLIQQESLRALGQMASGIAHDFNNLLAPILGFSELLLTVPKAMQDEAKLKSYLKKIQVAAQDGAAVVSRLREFYRSQNSPEEFIQIQPEELLWQVKELTRHRWKNQAEAKGLNIQFKMDISSGRAIMGNEPELRQVFTNLIINAVDAMKADGSISVTVCDRGEKVCIEIADTGCGMNEETRRKCLEPFYTTKGKLGTGLGLSIVFGVVQRHHGSFTIDSQEGQGTRILMSFPAIQSTRKAETGPEAAADNKSLRIMLVDDEEVLLEVVSELLVSGGHTVDVYGDPNNAVDAFKDKEYDLVITDRAMPLMSGDQLAAAIKRVAPHTPIFMITGFGDLIKDSGDLPENIDEVIGKPVPLDVLNRKISDLLARR, from the coding sequence ATGCTAAGCGAAAGCAATAGCAAAGACTCACAACGGACCTGCGCCTCCGATCGGCTCCCCGAAGCCGAACGCTCCCCCGCGCCTCGCCCGTCCCAGCTCGGACCAGCCGCGCCCAGCGGTATCGTTCCCGACTGGAATTTCTTCGCATCGCTCAACATCCCTGGCGAAAACGCCGCCTACACGCTGCACGACGGCACCCTGCGCTTCCTGGAAGCCACCAAGGAAGCCAGCCGCATCTGGGGCCACAGCCCCATCCAGCTCAAGGCCGAGACCTTGGCCTCCCTCGTAGCCAACCATCAGGACCTGCGCCATTGGCTCTTCGACGTCGAGGCGACCCAGCAATGCGAGCCCTTCCGGGCCGACTTGTCGAAATCCATCCTCGCTCATCGCAGCCTCCACCTGAAGGCGATCCCCCTTTTCATCAGCAGCCAGCCGTCCCAGACCCGCGTGGTGGTGAAGGCTGTGCCGGCCACCGACGCCCCCTGCAACGCCAAGGCCTTCCCCGTCAACCTGAACCTTTCCTCGACCCACTCCTTCCACGGAAAGTTCGAATCCGCCAGCGCCAGCTGGGCCGAGCTGCTGGGCGGAAGCATCGAACAGTTCAAGGAGCTCTCCCTGGGCGACCTGATCATCGACGCGGACCGCGATCGCCTGGAAGACTTCCTGGCCGATTCGCAGTACTCCGACTCCGTGCTCTCCTGTATCCTGCGCTTTCGAGCCGACGCCGGCCGCATCAAGTCACTGCTGCTCTCCGCCCGACGCGACGCCTCCCAAAGCAAGCTCATCGTGGAAGCCAAGAACATGACCGTGGAGGGCGACAACCCGGCCATGGACCTGCTCAAGACCTCCGTGGAGCTGGTGCGCGAGAGCGTGCTGCTGCTCATGAAGGTCGGCCCGAGCTTCCGCATATGCTACGCCAATCGAGCCTTCGAAGACATGACCGGCTACCGCTACTCGCGCGTCGCCGGCAGCTCTCTGGCCTGCCTGCACGGTCCCAAGACCAACGCCCGAGCCATCCTCGAAATCGAAGAAGCCCTGCAACGCGAAAAGGAGCACAACGGCAACCTGCTGCTGTACCGCAAAAGCGGCGACTCCTTCTGGGCCAACGCCTACCTGATCCCGCTACGCGACAATACCGGCGACGCCAACTACTTCGCCGCTATTCTCGAGGACGCCACCGAGGTGCGCACCGTCTCCGACGAACTGGCCAAGAAGAACGACGAGCTGCAGCAGGCCCTCTCCGATCTCAAGGAAACCCAAAAGAACCTGATCCAACAGGAAAGCCTGCGAGCCCTCGGCCAGATGGCCTCCGGCATCGCTCACGATTTCAACAACCTGCTCGCTCCCATCCTCGGCTTCTCCGAACTCCTGCTCACCGTGCCCAAGGCCATGCAGGACGAGGCCAAGCTCAAGAGCTACCTCAAGAAGATTCAAGTGGCCGCTCAAGACGGAGCCGCCGTGGTCAGCCGACTGCGCGAGTTCTACCGCTCCCAGAACAGCCCGGAGGAGTTCATCCAAATCCAGCCCGAGGAGCTGCTCTGGCAGGTCAAGGAGCTCACCCGCCACCGCTGGAAGAACCAGGCCGAAGCCAAGGGCCTGAACATCCAGTTCAAGATGGATATCTCATCCGGTCGAGCCATCATGGGCAACGAGCCGGAGCTGCGACAGGTTTTCACCAATCTTATCATCAACGCGGTCGACGCCATGAAGGCGGACGGCTCCATATCCGTCACCGTCTGCGATCGCGGCGAGAAGGTCTGCATCGAAATCGCCGACACCGGCTGCGGCATGAACGAGGAAACGCGCCGCAAATGCCTCGAACCCTTCTACACCACCAAGGGCAAACTGGGTACCGGCCTCGGTCTATCCATCGTCTTCGGCGTGGTGCAGCGCCACCACGGCAGCTTCACCATCGATTCCCAGGAGGGCCAAGGCACCCGCATCCTGATGAGTTTTCCCGCCATCCAATCCACCCGCAAAGCGGAAACCGGTCCCGAAGCAGCCGCCGACAACAAGTCTCTGCGCATCATGCTCGTAGACGACGAAGAGGTGCTGCTGGAGGTGGTTTCCGAACTCCTAGTCAGCGGGGGCCACACCGTCGACGTCTACGGCGATCCGAACAACGCCGTAGACGCCTTCAAAGACAAGGAGTACGACCTGGTCATCACCGACCGAGCCATGCCCCTCATGAGCGGAGATCAGCTCGCCGCGGCCATCAAACGCGTCGCGCCCCACACCCCGATCTTCATGATCACCGGCTTCGGCGACTTGATAAAAGACTCCGGCGACCTGCCGGAAAACATCGACGAAGTCATCGGCAAGCCCGTCCCCCTCGACGTGCTCAATCGCAAGATCTCAGATCTGCTAGCTCGCCGATAG
- a CDS encoding response regulator transcription factor, which translates to MKSVVIIEDQTAIREMVSEFISMLPGYEIVGSFGTGEEGLQGCIKLKPETVILDVGLPELSGTEVLRGLTLHVPGVKVLVFSGRASSANIRELLSAGAQGYVDKMDGFDEFKKALDIISGGGTFIGPKMASVMRSLILNPDSASSEIPLSDREKQILQLVAESFSTKEIAARLNISVRTVDNHRTNIMRKLNLHDVAALTRYAIKNELISLS; encoded by the coding sequence ATGAAAAGCGTCGTAATTATAGAAGATCAAACCGCAATCCGCGAAATGGTGTCAGAGTTCATCTCAATGCTTCCTGGCTATGAGATCGTGGGCTCGTTCGGCACCGGTGAAGAAGGATTGCAGGGTTGCATCAAGCTGAAACCCGAAACAGTTATCCTCGACGTTGGACTTCCTGAGCTCAGCGGAACCGAAGTTCTGCGCGGCCTTACCCTGCACGTGCCCGGTGTCAAAGTACTCGTCTTCTCCGGAAGAGCGAGCTCCGCGAACATCCGCGAACTGCTGTCGGCCGGAGCTCAAGGTTATGTCGACAAGATGGATGGCTTCGATGAGTTCAAGAAGGCTCTCGATATTATCTCCGGAGGCGGCACCTTCATCGGCCCGAAGATGGCCAGCGTGATGCGTTCGCTCATCCTCAACCCCGACTCCGCATCGAGCGAAATCCCCCTTTCCGACCGCGAAAAGCAGATCCTGCAGCTCGTGGCCGAATCGTTCTCCACCAAGGAAATCGCAGCTCGCCTGAACATCTCCGTGCGCACCGTGGACAACCACCGCACCAACATCATGCGCAAGCTCAACCTCCACGACGTGGCCGCCCTCACCCGCTACGCCATCAAGAACGAACTCATCTCGCTTTCCTAA
- a CDS encoding rod shape-determining protein — MSTTKTKSVTTNAKAKQSDELLLVGLDLGTNTTCIQVAQPTNGKVDTCELVPSIVGYTTEGILPGIIPGDATTLFGQLALKYKLHLDLVQPLRDGIIADMDAARDFLVHLKETAGISPDAEVRAVIGMPANADAEARENTRLAVTGIFDKVILIPEPFLAALGSREEDQLVSGDYVDPVCNSLFVDIGAGSTDVCLIQGYYPSAEDQISFPFAGDAVDEMIQESLLNKYPDSQISIAKCREIKEKHSFVHGATTEATHPVMISGKIKQLEVAEAVGSACDTLLGKIYEAVRNLIVKADPDSVPDLLQNIIITGGGSMIKGLDAALQKLLTDEGFEGTVVTSVGEDYKTRVASGAIKAAFQAKERQWQTLLR, encoded by the coding sequence ATGAGTACCACCAAAACAAAATCAGTGACAACTAACGCGAAAGCCAAGCAGTCGGACGAACTGCTTCTCGTCGGGCTCGATCTCGGCACCAATACGACCTGCATCCAGGTAGCCCAACCCACCAACGGCAAAGTCGACACCTGCGAACTCGTTCCATCGATCGTAGGCTACACCACTGAAGGCATCCTCCCAGGCATCATCCCTGGCGACGCCACCACCCTGTTCGGTCAGCTCGCTCTGAAGTACAAGCTGCACCTCGACCTCGTCCAGCCCCTGCGCGACGGCATCATCGCCGACATGGACGCGGCCCGCGACTTCCTCGTTCACCTCAAGGAAACCGCCGGCATCTCTCCGGACGCCGAAGTGCGCGCCGTCATCGGCATGCCCGCCAACGCTGACGCGGAAGCTCGCGAAAACACTCGCCTCGCGGTGACCGGCATCTTCGACAAGGTCATACTCATCCCCGAGCCCTTCCTGGCCGCTCTGGGCAGCCGCGAAGAAGACCAGCTGGTCAGCGGCGACTACGTCGATCCGGTCTGCAACTCGCTCTTCGTGGACATCGGCGCCGGCTCCACCGACGTCTGCCTCATCCAGGGCTACTATCCCTCCGCCGAAGACCAGATCTCTTTCCCGTTCGCCGGCGACGCCGTCGACGAAATGATTCAGGAATCGCTCCTGAACAAGTATCCGGACAGCCAGATCTCCATCGCCAAGTGCCGCGAGATCAAGGAAAAGCACTCCTTCGTGCACGGCGCCACCACCGAAGCCACCCATCCGGTCATGATCAGTGGCAAGATCAAGCAGCTGGAAGTCGCCGAAGCGGTCGGCTCGGCCTGCGACACCTTGCTGGGCAAGATCTACGAGGCGGTTCGCAACCTGATCGTCAAAGCCGATCCGGACAGCGTGCCTGACCTGCTGCAAAACATCATCATCACCGGTGGCGGCAGCATGATCAAGGGACTCGACGCCGCTCTGCAGAAGCTGCTCACCGACGAAGGCTTCGAAGGCACCGTGGTGACCAGCGTCGGCGAGGACTACAAGACCCGCGTCGCCAGCGGAGCCATCAAGGCCGCCTTCCAAGCGAAGGAGCGCCAGTGGCAGACCCTGCTCCGATAG
- a CDS encoding YceH family protein, which yields MSDSSTLPHQPLSIVEARILGCLCEKEATTPDYYPLTLNSLIAACNQKSNRAPVLELDDSAVDAGTESLRAKHLAARVTQAEARVAKFKHTLDSVYPIPDPQRAILTELLLRGPQTAGELRSRCERMHRFASLDEVREELGQMASGDFPLVVELPRQPGKKDARFAHLLSGEPEIASGETAAIGGPLKVEVSTTLPAEAEARIATLEQTVARQAEELAALRQELAAFRAQFE from the coding sequence ATGAGCGATTCATCCACCCTTCCGCACCAGCCGCTTTCCATCGTCGAAGCCCGCATCCTAGGATGCCTCTGCGAAAAGGAGGCGACTACGCCCGACTACTACCCGCTGACGCTCAATAGCCTGATCGCCGCCTGCAACCAAAAGTCCAACCGCGCCCCAGTCCTGGAGCTGGACGATTCCGCAGTGGACGCTGGCACCGAATCGCTGCGGGCCAAGCACCTCGCCGCCCGCGTCACCCAGGCCGAAGCTCGCGTAGCGAAATTCAAGCACACCCTCGATTCGGTCTATCCCATTCCCGACCCTCAACGCGCCATTCTTACCGAACTGCTGCTGCGCGGCCCCCAGACCGCCGGCGAACTGCGCTCCCGCTGCGAGCGCATGCACCGCTTCGCCTCCCTGGACGAAGTTCGCGAGGAGCTCGGGCAGATGGCCAGCGGCGACTTCCCCCTCGTCGTGGAGCTTCCGAGACAGCCCGGCAAGAAAGACGCCCGGTTCGCCCACTTGCTCTCGGGTGAACCCGAAATCGCCTCCGGCGAAACTGCGGCTATCGGCGGTCCCCTCAAGGTAGAAGTCTCCACCACCCTGCCCGCCGAAGCGGAGGCCCGCATCGCCACCCTCGAGCAAACCGTCGCCCGTCAGGCCGAAGAGCTGGCAGCCCTGCGCCAAGAGCTCGCCGCCTTCCGCGCCCAGTTCGAATAG
- the gspG gene encoding type II secretion system major pseudopilin GspG gives MRKRSGFRNRKAGFTLVEMLLVIGLIVILAGVAILNVDTIFGDNAAKLTAFKVRESFKTPLFKYRMDTGNYPTTDQGLQALLQKPSNVSGKWSGPYIEGKDDLVDAWGNELKYRYPSSNNPGSYDLYSLGPDGVESEDDIRNWGE, from the coding sequence ATGAGAAAGAGAAGCGGTTTTCGAAACAGGAAGGCAGGTTTCACCTTGGTGGAAATGCTGCTGGTCATCGGTCTGATTGTGATCTTGGCAGGGGTCGCCATTCTCAACGTCGACACCATCTTCGGCGACAACGCCGCTAAGCTGACCGCCTTCAAGGTCAGGGAAAGCTTCAAGACTCCGCTTTTCAAGTACCGCATGGACACCGGCAACTATCCTACCACTGACCAGGGCTTGCAGGCTCTGCTGCAGAAGCCGTCCAATGTGAGCGGCAAGTGGAGCGGTCCCTACATCGAGGGCAAGGACGACTTGGTCGACGCCTGGGGCAACGAGCTCAAGTACCGCTACCCGAGCTCCAACAATCCGGGCAGCTACGATCTTTATTCCTTGGGGCCGGACGGAGTCGAATCGGAGGACGACATCCGAAATTGGGGCGAATAG